The segment GATGCGGAGTCTTGCGGGTTCTTCGTTACCATGGACGGGCCGTCTCCTCGTTTGATCAGGACGCGATGTGTCCGGAGACATTATTACTATCGGTATGACCCGGCTATGACAAACGGCCTGCACGACCGGCTTAGGTGAAAACAGGAGCGAAGAATGGCAAGCAACGAGTACGTGGTGTTCAAGGGAAAGGTAAGGCTTGGCGTTCCCTTTCTGAACGGTTACAAAGGCGACCCGCACTATGTGATCGTAAGCGACGACGAGAAGGGCAACGAGTTCCGCATCGTCACGAACGTGAAGTCGGATAGCTCGCTGACGGGTCCTGCGGGTTACCTCGTGTTGTATGTGCTGAATCAGAACTTCGACAACGCGATCACGGCAGACCTCGCGAAACTGAATGCGGGCGTCACCACATCGAGCTTTCCGAAACTCGACTACGTGCACGAAGAAGGCCTCGTCGATCTAAGCGCCATGCGTCCGATTCCGCTCGACACGGCAAGCGAGCACAACGACATCAACGCGCTCGTCAACGAGATGCTGCAGCTCGATATGTCAGCCGATCCGGTGAACTATGTTTATCCGACGCCGAGCTACAAGGATGAACGGCGCGGCTGGAAACCAACGAAGGACGTCACGGTTTATGGTTTCGGCTTTCTCTTTCAGCCGGGAGAAGACGGGCTTCATGAGACGCATATGAATCAGGGCAATGCAAAGCCCATGAAGGGTAGCCACGTGAAGGATCATTCGAATGAAAACGGTGTGTCGCAGGATGGTGCCGTGATCGTCGAAGTGGATGGCAAGTATCAGGCGCTCTTCGTGGCGTTTCAAACGCAACTCGTGCCGACAGATAATCGCGGCTTTCCGATTCCGGGCGAGTCGCATCCCATACTCGACTGAACTCAGCATGCGAATTCACCCTGCCATACCGATCATCCGCATCTTTGCCGTCGATCGGGCCAAGGAGTTCTATCTCGACTTCCTCGGCTTCACGCTCGAATGGGAGCATACGTTCGGCGAGAATTTTCCCCTCTACGCGCAGATCAGGCGCTCGGACCTCACGTTGCACTTGAGCGAGCATCATGGCGATGCAACACCCGGTTCGACTATCTTCGTGCCGATGGAAGATATCGATACGTTGCATCGCGAGCTGGAAGCGAAGGCGTATCGATATGCGAAGCCCGGCGTCGAAAGCGTGGACTGGGGACGCGTGATGGAAGTCGCCGATCCGTTCGGCAATCGCATTCGGTTCTGCGAACTGGCGAAGAACTGACAGCAATCCCAGGCTACACGGCCAACGCCGCCACGATCACTTGCGGCAGTGCGAGCAAACGCTGCGGCGCGAGCAGCAGCTTTGCCTCGCGGATACCTGCGCCCATCACGATGCGCTCGCGCTCCATCACGGACGCTTCCACGAGCACGGTCATCGACTCAGGCAAGCCAAACGAGGTGATGCCGCCGTACTCCATGCCCGACAACTCCGTGGCCGCTTCGCGCGAAGCGAACGAAATACGTTGCGCGCCGAGTTCGCGTTTGACCGCGCCGTTCACGTCGAGCCGGCGCGTCGCCAGCGTGACGATAGCGGCGAACTGTTCGCCTCCGTCCTTCTTGAAGCGCACGACGATGGTGTTCGCGCAGTCGTCGAGATCGATACCGAAGCGCGCGCTGCAGGCGGCGGTATCGGAGGCGTCGTCGGGCACGCGAAACACATCGACGTTTGCGCCGTTCAGCGACGCGAGCACGGATGCGGGCAGGCGCGCGGCCGCTTCGTCGGCGGACATGATGTCGAGATTCAGAGCGTAATCGGCTTGTGGCGTGTTCATGAGCGTTCGATAAAGAGGCTTCAGGCAAAGGCCCGAAGTGCCAAAAAAAAGCCAAGCGTAACCGAATCCAGTGAGCCGCGCAGCGCTGCAACCATGCTGGAAGCATCGACCGGATATACTTGTCCCTCGTGGAATCGAATGCGAACAGGCAAGCAAGCCGCGTTCGCGCTCGAAAAGATATCTTTGTTCAGGGGCTGGAATGAGTCGATCGACGGTC is part of the Caballeronia sp. TF1N1 genome and harbors:
- a CDS encoding DUF2278 family protein, which produces MASNEYVVFKGKVRLGVPFLNGYKGDPHYVIVSDDEKGNEFRIVTNVKSDSSLTGPAGYLVLYVLNQNFDNAITADLAKLNAGVTTSSFPKLDYVHEEGLVDLSAMRPIPLDTASEHNDINALVNEMLQLDMSADPVNYVYPTPSYKDERRGWKPTKDVTVYGFGFLFQPGEDGLHETHMNQGNAKPMKGSHVKDHSNENGVSQDGAVIVEVDGKYQALFVAFQTQLVPTDNRGFPIPGESHPILD
- a CDS encoding glyoxalase superfamily protein — protein: MRIHPAIPIIRIFAVDRAKEFYLDFLGFTLEWEHTFGENFPLYAQIRRSDLTLHLSEHHGDATPGSTIFVPMEDIDTLHRELEAKAYRYAKPGVESVDWGRVMEVADPFGNRIRFCELAKN
- a CDS encoding YbaK/EbsC family protein, with protein sequence MNTPQADYALNLDIMSADEAAARLPASVLASLNGANVDVFRVPDDASDTAACSARFGIDLDDCANTIVVRFKKDGGEQFAAIVTLATRRLDVNGAVKRELGAQRISFASREAATELSGMEYGGITSFGLPESMTVLVEASVMERERIVMGAGIREAKLLLAPQRLLALPQVIVAALAV